One genomic segment of Canis lupus baileyi chromosome 9, mCanLup2.hap1, whole genome shotgun sequence includes these proteins:
- the LRFN5 gene encoding leucine-rich repeat and fibronectin type-III domain-containing protein 5 → MEKFLFYLFFIGIAVRAQICPKRCVCQILSPNLATLCAKKGLLFVPPNIDRRTVELRLADNFVTNIKRKDFANMTSLVDLTLSRNTISFITPHAFADLRNLRALHLNSNRLTKITNDMFSGLSNLHHLILNNNQLTLISSTAFDDVFALEELDLSYNNLETIPWDAVEKMVSLHTLSLDHNMIDNIPKGTFSHLHKMTRLDVTSNKLQKLPPDPLFQRAQVLATSGIISPSTFALSFGGNPLHCNCELLWLRRLSREDDLETCASPALLTGRYFWSIPEEEFLCEPPLITRHTHEMRVLEGQRATLRCKARGDPEPAIHWISPEGKLISNATRSLVYDNGTLDILITTVKDTGAFTCIASNPAGEATQTVDLHIIKLPHLLNSTNHIHEPDPGSSDISTSTKSGSNASSSNGDTKMSQDKIVVAEATSSTALLKFNFQRNIPGIRMFQIQYNGTYDDTLVYRMIPPTSKTFLVNNLAAGTMYDLCVLAIYDDGITSLTATRVVGCIQFTTEQDYVRCHFMQSQFLGGTMIIIIGGIIVASVLVFIIILMIRYKVCNNNGQHKVTKVSNVYSQTNGAQIQGCSVTLPQSMSKQAVGHEENAQCCKVANDNVIQSSETCSSQDSSTTTSALPPTWTSNASVSQKQKRKPGTKPSAEPQNEAVTNIESQNTNRNNSTALQLASRPPDSVTEGPTSKRAHSKPNALLTNVDQIVQETQRLELI, encoded by the exons atggaaaaatttcttttttatctgtttttcattGGCATAGCAGTGAGAGCTCAGATCTGTCCAAAGCGTTGTGTCTGTCAGATTTTGTCTCCTAATCTCGCAACCCTTTGTGCCAAGAAAGGGCTTTTATTTGTTCCACCAAACATTgacagaagaactgtggaactgCGGTTGGCAGACAATTTTGTTacgaatattaaaagaaaagattttgcaAATATGACCAGCTTGGTGGACCTGACGCTATCCAGGAATACGATAAGTTTTATTACACCTCATGCTTTTGCTGACTTACGAAATTTGAGGGCATTGCATTTGAATAGCAACAGATTGACTAAAATTACAAATGATATGTTCAGTGGGCTTTCCAATCTCCATCATTTGATACTGAACAACAATCAACTGACTTTAATTTCTTCTACAGCATTTGATGATGTCTTTGCCCTTGAGGAGCTGGATCTGTCCTACAATAATTTAGAAACGATTCCCTGGGATGCTGTTGAGAAGATGGTTAGCTTGCACACCCTTAGTTTGGATCACAATATGATTGATAACATTCCTAAGGGGACATTCTCCCACTTGCACAAAATGACTCGGCTAGATGTAACATCCAATAAATTGCAGAAGCTACCACCTGATCCTCTCTTTCAGCGAGCTCAGGTACTAGCAACCTCAGGAATAATCAGCCCATCAACTTTTGCATTAAGTTTTGGTGGAAACCCTTTGCATTGCAATTGTGAATTGTTGTGGTTGAGGCGTCTGTCCAGAGAAGATGACCTAGAGACTTGCGCTTCTCCAGCACTTTTAACTGGCCGCTATTTTTGGTCAATTCCTGAGGAAGAGTTTTTATGTGAGCCTCCTCTCATTACTCGTCATACACATGAAATGAGAGTCCTGGAAGGTCAAAGGGCAACTCTGAGGTGCAAAGCCAGGGGAGACCCTGAACCTGCAATTCACTGGATTTCTCCGGAAGGAAAGCTGATTTCAAATGCAACAAGATCTCTGGTGTATGACAACGGGACACTTGATATTCTTATAACAACTGTAAAGGATACAGGTGCTTTTACCTGCATTGCTTCCAATCCTGCTGGGGAAGCAACACAAACAGTGGATCTTCATATAATTAAGCTCCCTCACTTACTAAACAGTACAAACCATATCCATGAGCCTGATCCTGGTTCTTCAGATATCTCAACTTCTACTAAGTCAGGTTCTAATGCAAGCAGTAGTAATGGTGATACTAAAATGAGCCAAGATAAAATTGTAGTAGCAGAAGCAACATCATCTACTGCActacttaaatttaattttcaaaggaaTATTCCTGGGATACGTATGTTCCAAATCCAGTACAATGGTACTTATGATGACACTCTTGTTTACAG AATGATACCTCCTACGAGCAAAACTTTTCTTGTCAATAACCTGGCTGCTGGAACTATGTATGACTTGTGTGTCTTGGCAATATATGATGATGGCATCACTTCCCTCACTGCCACCAGAGTCGTGGGTTGCATCCAGTTTACGACGGAACAGGATTATGTGCGATGCCATTTCATGCAGTCCCAGTTTTTGGGAGGCACCATGATCATTATTATTGGTGGAATAATTGTAGCATCTGTGCTCGTTTTCATCATCATTCTAATGATCCGGTATAAGGTTTGTAACAATAATGGGCAACACAAGGTCACCAAGGTCAGCAATGTCTACTCTCAAACTAATGGGGCTCAGATACAAGGCTGCAGTGTGACGCTGCCCCAGTCCATGTCCAAACAAGCTGTGGGACATGAAGAGAATGCCCAGTGTTGTAAAGTTGCCAATGACAATGTGATACAATCTTCAGAAACTTGTTCAAGTCAGGACTCCTCTACCACTACCTCTGCTTTGCCTCCTACCTGGACTTCAAATGCTTCTGTGTcccaaaagcagaaaagaaagccTGGCACAAAGCCAAGTGCTGAACCACAGAATGAAGCGGTCACAAATATTGAGTCCCAAAACACTAACAGGAACAACTCCACTGCATTGCAGTTAGCTAGTCGACCTCCTGATTCTGTCACAGAGGGGCCCACATCTAAAAGAGCACACTCAAAGCCAA